The following are encoded in a window of Corynebacterium marinum DSM 44953 genomic DNA:
- the mshC gene encoding cysteine--1-D-myo-inosityl 2-amino-2-deoxy-alpha-D-glucopyranoside ligase gives MRSWPQPEVPRVSGTPVPLSLFDTADGVVRPVEAEDTAGMYVCGITPYDSTHLGHAATYLTFDLVHRLLLDQGLAVHYVQNITDVDDPLFERADRDGVDWRDLGDGQIELFRSDMAQLRVIPPRDYIGAIESVDEVVELVGKLLDAGAAYVVDDPDYPDVYASIQATENFGYESNYDRATMESLFAERGGDPERPGKRDPLDALVWRAHRDGEPAWDSPFGAGRPGWHIECSAIATNRLGGSFTLQGGGSDLIFPHHEFSAAHAEAGLGVDRMAGHYVHSGMIGLDGVKMSKSLGNLVFVHRLTAAGHEPAAIRLGVFASHYRSDRDWSERVLADAEARLATWRSALADAGSLAGAQALVQDLRQHLAADLDTPGALAAVDAWAAADRGPTEDGAADLVRGALDALLGVQAG, from the coding sequence ATGCGTTCATGGCCACAACCTGAGGTGCCGCGGGTCAGCGGCACTCCCGTCCCCCTCTCCCTCTTCGACACCGCGGACGGAGTCGTCCGTCCAGTGGAGGCCGAGGACACCGCGGGGATGTACGTCTGCGGCATCACCCCTTACGACTCCACCCACCTGGGCCACGCAGCCACGTACCTCACCTTCGACCTGGTCCACCGGCTGCTGCTCGACCAGGGCCTGGCGGTCCACTACGTGCAGAACATCACCGACGTCGACGACCCGCTGTTCGAGCGGGCCGACCGCGACGGCGTGGACTGGCGGGACCTGGGCGACGGCCAGATCGAGCTGTTCCGCTCCGACATGGCCCAGCTGCGGGTGATCCCGCCGCGCGACTACATCGGCGCAATCGAGTCGGTCGACGAGGTCGTCGAGCTGGTCGGCAAGCTTCTCGACGCCGGTGCCGCCTACGTCGTCGACGACCCGGACTACCCCGACGTGTACGCCTCCATCCAGGCCACGGAGAACTTCGGCTACGAGTCCAACTACGACCGCGCCACCATGGAGTCCCTCTTCGCCGAGCGGGGCGGCGATCCGGAGCGCCCCGGCAAGCGCGACCCCCTCGACGCCCTGGTGTGGCGGGCACACCGGGACGGCGAACCCGCCTGGGATTCCCCCTTCGGTGCAGGCCGCCCCGGCTGGCACATCGAGTGTTCCGCCATCGCCACCAACCGCCTCGGCGGATCCTTCACCCTCCAGGGCGGCGGCAGCGACCTCATCTTCCCTCACCACGAGTTCTCCGCCGCGCACGCCGAGGCAGGCCTCGGCGTCGACCGCATGGCCGGCCACTACGTGCACTCGGGGATGATCGGCCTGGACGGGGTGAAGATGAGCAAGTCCCTCGGCAACCTCGTGTTCGTGCACCGCCTCACCGCCGCCGGCCACGAGCCCGCGGCAATCCGGCTCGGTGTATTCGCCTCCCACTACCGCTCCGACCGGGACTGGTCCGAACGGGTGCTGGCGGACGCTGAAGCCCGCCTGGCGACCTGGCGCAGCGCCCTGGCGGACGCGGGCTCCCTGGCGGGGGCGCAGGCCCTCGTCCAGGACCTGCGGCAGCATCTGGCCGCCGACCTGGACACCCCGGGGGCGCTGGCCGCCGTTGACGCCTGGGCCGCCGCTGACCGTGGTCCGACCGAGGACGGCGCCGCCGATCTGGTGCGCGGGGCGCTCGATGCCCTGTTGGGCGTGCAGGCCGGATAA
- the hisG gene encoding ATP phosphoribosyltransferase, which translates to MIKIAVPNKGSLSEAAVEILREAGYKGRRDTKALNVFDKVNDVEFFFLRPKDIAIYVASGKLDLGITGRDLARDSRAEVTEVLCLGFGGSTFRYAAPADEIWTVEDLAGKRIATSYPNLVRDDLAARGLEAEVIRLDGAVEISIKLGVADAIADVVSTGNTLRQQGLAPFGEPLVSSEAVIVGRKGVEPTPEQKVVLRRIEGILHAQNYLMLDYNVSREKLAVASEITPGLSGPTVSPLAREDMVAVRALVPIKRANAIMDQLSELGAEAILASELRIARI; encoded by the coding sequence ATGATCAAGATCGCAGTCCCCAACAAGGGGTCCCTGTCCGAGGCGGCCGTGGAGATCCTGCGGGAGGCCGGTTACAAGGGCCGCCGCGACACCAAGGCGCTCAACGTCTTCGACAAGGTCAACGACGTGGAGTTCTTCTTCCTCCGCCCGAAGGACATCGCCATCTACGTGGCCAGCGGCAAGCTCGACCTGGGCATCACCGGCCGCGACCTGGCCCGGGACTCCCGCGCAGAGGTGACCGAGGTGCTCTGCCTCGGCTTCGGCGGCTCCACCTTCCGCTACGCCGCCCCGGCGGATGAGATCTGGACGGTGGAGGATCTCGCGGGCAAGCGCATCGCCACGTCCTACCCGAACCTCGTGCGAGACGATCTTGCGGCCCGCGGCCTGGAGGCGGAGGTCATCCGTCTCGACGGTGCAGTGGAGATCTCCATCAAGCTGGGCGTCGCCGACGCCATCGCGGACGTGGTGTCCACCGGCAACACCCTGCGCCAGCAGGGGCTGGCCCCGTTCGGCGAGCCGCTGGTCTCCTCCGAGGCCGTCATCGTCGGCCGCAAGGGGGTGGAGCCGACCCCCGAGCAGAAGGTGGTGCTGCGGCGCATCGAGGGCATCCTGCACGCGCAGAACTACCTCATGCTCGACTACAACGTCTCCCGCGAGAAGCTCGCGGTGGCCTCCGAGATCACCCCGGGACTGTCAGGCCCGACGGTGTCCCCGCTGGCGCGCGAGGACATGGTCGCGGTGCGGGCGCTGGTGCCGATCAAGCGCGCCAACGCCATTATGGACCAGCTCTCCGAGTTGGGCGCCGAGGCCATCCTCGCGTCCGAGTTGCGCATCGCACGCATCTGA
- a CDS encoding undecaprenyl-diphosphate phosphatase yields MSWLQVIVLSIVQGVTEFLPVSSSGHLRIVSELFWGVDAGASFTAVVQLGTELAVLVFFARDIWQILTGWFRGLFDKERRGFHYRMGWMVIVGTIPVAVLGFFGRDLIREGLRNLWITATVLVLFSFVFILAEKMGKKDRNFDELTMKDAVVMGLAQCLALIPGVSRSGGTVSAGLFLNLDREVATRFSFLLAIPAVLASGLFSLPDAFAPQAGQSATALQLLAGTGVTFILGYISIAWLLKFVAHHSFSWFAAYRIPVGLLVMGLLAFGVLQPV; encoded by the coding sequence ATGTCCTGGCTGCAGGTCATCGTCCTGTCCATCGTGCAGGGTGTGACCGAATTCCTGCCGGTCAGCTCCTCCGGCCACCTGCGGATCGTCTCGGAGCTCTTCTGGGGGGTCGACGCCGGCGCCTCGTTCACCGCGGTCGTCCAGCTGGGCACCGAATTGGCGGTGCTGGTGTTCTTCGCCAGGGACATCTGGCAGATCCTCACCGGCTGGTTCCGCGGCCTGTTCGACAAGGAGCGCCGTGGATTCCACTACCGAATGGGCTGGATGGTCATCGTCGGCACCATTCCGGTGGCGGTTCTCGGGTTCTTCGGCCGCGACCTCATCCGGGAGGGGCTGCGCAACCTGTGGATCACCGCGACCGTGCTGGTGCTGTTCTCCTTCGTGTTCATCCTCGCCGAGAAGATGGGCAAGAAGGACCGCAACTTCGACGAACTCACCATGAAAGACGCGGTCGTCATGGGCCTGGCCCAGTGCCTGGCGCTGATTCCGGGCGTCTCCCGCTCGGGCGGCACGGTTTCCGCCGGCCTCTTCCTCAACCTGGACCGCGAGGTGGCCACCCGATTCAGCTTCCTGCTGGCCATCCCGGCGGTGCTGGCCTCCGGCCTGTTCTCCCTGCCGGACGCCTTCGCCCCGCAGGCCGGCCAGTCGGCCACCGCGCTGCAGCTGCTGGCCGGCACCGGCGTCACCTTCATCCTCGGCTACATCTCCATCGCCTGGCTGCTGAAGTTCGTCGCCCACCACTCCTTCTCCTGGTTCGCGGCCTACCGTATCCCGGTCGGCCTGCTCGTCATGGGGCTGCTGGCCTTCGGGGTCCTGCAGCCGGTCTAA
- a CDS encoding anaerobic C4-dicarboxylate transporter: MLLVLQILIVLGAIVLGARLGSIAIGFAGGLGVLLLSLTGVPVTAENIPFDVIGIIMCVIAAISAMQRAGGMDYLVHVAERFLRRNPKQITLWAPVVTWLMTVFAGTGHTAFSTLPVIIEVAKEGGVRPSRPLSVAVIASQMAIVASPISAAVVFMASILEPLGVSYLTLLGIMIPATFLAIFPTALLTNRTGRELADDPVYQDRLAKGLVREPKGPGVWQPRPGAKASVWIFLAAIVSVMGYATVISEQVGLISEPTLPRNEAIMTIMLAAATVIVLVTRIPADEIIKTQVFRSGMSAAICVLGVAWLGTTFINHYIDDIQVLAGDVLSASPWLLAVVLFFAAALLYSQAATAKALMPAALVIGVAPLTAVAAFPAVSALFVLPTYPTLLAAVEMDDTGSTRIGKFVFNHPFLIPGVVNITVAVLLSYGIGSVLI; the protein is encoded by the coding sequence ATGCTCCTTGTCCTCCAGATCCTCATCGTCCTCGGCGCCATCGTGCTGGGAGCCCGGTTGGGCTCCATCGCCATCGGTTTCGCCGGTGGCCTGGGCGTCCTCCTGCTCAGCCTGACGGGCGTTCCCGTCACCGCCGAGAACATCCCCTTCGATGTCATCGGCATCATCATGTGCGTCATCGCCGCCATCTCCGCAATGCAGCGTGCGGGCGGCATGGACTACCTCGTCCACGTCGCCGAGCGTTTCCTGCGCCGCAACCCGAAGCAGATCACGCTGTGGGCCCCGGTGGTCACCTGGCTGATGACAGTCTTCGCCGGCACCGGCCACACCGCGTTCTCCACGCTCCCGGTCATCATCGAGGTGGCCAAGGAGGGTGGCGTCCGCCCGTCCCGCCCACTGTCGGTCGCGGTCATCGCCTCCCAGATGGCGATCGTCGCCTCGCCGATCTCCGCGGCCGTGGTGTTCATGGCCTCCATCCTCGAACCCCTCGGCGTCAGCTACCTCACCCTACTGGGGATCATGATCCCCGCGACGTTCCTCGCCATCTTCCCGACGGCGCTGCTGACCAACCGCACGGGCAGGGAGCTTGCCGACGACCCCGTGTACCAGGACCGCCTGGCCAAGGGCCTGGTCCGCGAACCGAAGGGCCCGGGCGTCTGGCAGCCGCGCCCCGGTGCCAAGGCCTCGGTGTGGATCTTCCTCGCCGCCATCGTCTCTGTTATGGGTTACGCCACCGTCATCTCCGAGCAGGTCGGGCTCATCAGCGAGCCGACCCTGCCCCGCAACGAGGCGATCATGACCATCATGCTCGCCGCCGCCACGGTCATCGTCCTGGTGACCCGTATCCCGGCGGACGAGATCATCAAGACCCAGGTGTTCCGCTCCGGCATGTCCGCCGCGATCTGCGTCCTGGGTGTCGCCTGGCTGGGCACCACCTTCATCAACCACTACATCGACGACATCCAGGTCCTCGCCGGGGACGTCCTCTCCGCCAGCCCGTGGCTGCTCGCCGTCGTCCTCTTCTTCGCCGCCGCGCTGCTGTACTCGCAGGCCGCGACAGCCAAGGCGCTGATGCCGGCAGCCCTGGTCATCGGCGTGGCGCCGCTCACCGCGGTCGCGGCGTTCCCCGCCGTGTCCGCCCTGTTCGTCCTGCCGACCTACCCGACGCTGCTGGCGGCCGTCGAGATGGACGACACGGGTTCGACGCGCATCGGAAAGTTCGTCTTCAACCACCCGTTCCTCATCCCCGGAGTGGTCAACATCACCGTGGCCGTCCTGCTGAGCTACGGCATCGGCTCGGTGCTCATCTGA
- a CDS encoding formate--tetrahydrofolate ligase — protein MAQPLTDVAIAQAHALEPITEIADRAGIPRDAVVAYGRNKAKVDITRLGNTRPEGKLILVTGISPTPAGEGKSTVLIGLTDAMTRLGRKAAAALREPSQGPVMGVKGGAAGGGYSQIVPMEEINLHFTGDFHAISAATNTLAAIVDNHVQQGNVLGIDSRRIVWQRCIDVNDRSLRDVVTGLGGPAHGTPRETGFTITAASEIMAVLCLASDLADLKDRLSRLTVAFTFDDEPVTAGELGVTGALAALMKDAINPNLVQTLGGTPAYVHGGPFANIAHGCNSLIATRVALQHADVVLTEAGFGSDLGAEKFFDIKARSGGLDVNGAVIVATIRSLKYNGGMPRDELTREDLDFLRAGVKNLARHVSNIQQFGVTPVVALNLFTSDTPAERAFMKAWAKDFTVPLAEVEVWAKGGEGAEDLARLVLDNLSKKSTSLYDPSKGVEKSIETIAKRIYRAERVEYSAKARKDLAVLKANGWDTLPVCISKTPYSFSDDPAQLGAPTGHTLHVRELIPRTGAGFVVALTGAVMTMPGLPSRPAADNIDIDVDGKISGLF, from the coding sequence ATGGCCCAACCTCTCACTGACGTCGCAATCGCCCAGGCCCACGCCCTCGAGCCGATCACCGAGATCGCCGACCGGGCGGGCATCCCCCGGGATGCGGTCGTCGCGTACGGGCGCAACAAAGCGAAGGTGGACATCACCCGCCTGGGCAACACCCGGCCCGAGGGAAAACTGATCCTCGTCACCGGCATCTCCCCGACGCCGGCGGGTGAGGGCAAGTCCACCGTCCTCATCGGTCTGACCGACGCCATGACCAGGCTGGGCAGGAAGGCGGCGGCCGCGCTCAGGGAGCCCTCCCAGGGACCCGTCATGGGCGTCAAGGGCGGCGCCGCCGGCGGGGGATACTCGCAGATAGTGCCCATGGAGGAGATCAACCTCCACTTCACCGGTGATTTCCACGCCATCTCCGCGGCCACCAACACGCTGGCAGCCATCGTGGACAACCACGTCCAGCAGGGCAACGTCCTGGGCATCGACTCCCGGCGGATCGTGTGGCAGCGCTGCATCGACGTCAACGACCGCTCCCTGCGCGACGTCGTCACCGGCCTGGGCGGTCCGGCGCACGGCACCCCCCGGGAGACGGGCTTCACCATCACGGCGGCGTCGGAAATCATGGCGGTCCTGTGCCTGGCGAGCGACCTCGCGGACCTCAAGGATCGGCTGAGCCGGCTGACCGTCGCCTTCACCTTCGACGACGAGCCCGTCACCGCGGGCGAACTCGGCGTGACGGGCGCCCTGGCGGCGCTGATGAAGGACGCGATCAACCCCAACCTCGTACAGACCCTCGGCGGCACCCCCGCCTACGTCCACGGCGGCCCTTTCGCCAACATCGCGCACGGCTGCAACTCGCTGATCGCCACGCGGGTGGCACTCCAGCACGCGGACGTCGTGCTGACGGAGGCCGGGTTCGGCTCCGACCTGGGCGCCGAGAAATTCTTCGACATCAAGGCCCGCTCCGGCGGCCTGGACGTCAACGGCGCGGTGATCGTCGCGACGATCCGCTCGCTGAAATACAACGGCGGCATGCCCCGCGACGAGCTGACCCGCGAGGACCTGGACTTTCTCCGGGCCGGCGTGAAGAACCTCGCCCGGCATGTCTCCAACATCCAGCAGTTCGGCGTCACCCCGGTGGTGGCGCTCAACCTGTTCACCTCCGACACCCCCGCCGAACGGGCGTTCATGAAGGCATGGGCCAAGGATTTCACCGTGCCGCTGGCCGAGGTCGAGGTGTGGGCGAAGGGCGGCGAAGGCGCGGAGGACCTCGCCCGCCTGGTGCTGGACAACCTCTCGAAGAAATCGACCAGCCTCTACGACCCGTCGAAGGGCGTGGAAAAGTCCATCGAGACCATCGCCAAGCGCATCTACCGCGCCGAGCGGGTCGAGTACTCCGCCAAGGCCCGGAAGGATCTGGCGGTGCTCAAGGCGAACGGCTGGGACACCCTGCCGGTGTGCATCTCCAAGACGCCGTACTCCTTCAGCGACGACCCCGCTCAGCTGGGCGCCCCGACCGGGCACACCCTGCACGTCCGGGAGCTCATTCCGCGTACCGGCGCGGGCTTCGTCGTGGCCCTGACCGGCGCAGTGATGACGATGCCGGGGCTGCCGAGCAGGCCGGCGGCCGACAACATCGACATCGACGTCGACGGGAAGATTTCGGGACTGTTCTAG
- a CDS encoding phosphoribosyl-ATP diphosphatase codes for MKNFDSLFAELADRAASRPEGSGTVEALDKGAHHIGKKIIEEAGEVWIAAEYQSDEELAAEMSQLIYWTQVMMVARGLTPDDIYKNL; via the coding sequence GTGAAGAACTTTGACTCCCTGTTTGCCGAACTCGCCGATCGTGCCGCCTCCCGCCCTGAGGGCTCCGGGACCGTGGAAGCCCTGGACAAGGGCGCCCATCACATCGGCAAGAAGATCATCGAGGAGGCCGGGGAGGTCTGGATCGCGGCCGAGTACCAGTCGGACGAGGAACTCGCCGCAGAGATGAGCCAGCTCATCTACTGGACCCAGGTCATGATGGTCGCCCGCGGACTGACTCCCGACGACATCTACAAGAACCTCTAG
- a CDS encoding HAD family phosphatase, producing the protein MTPPPPPARKTRHSPNCRRSINTSFTPAPAAIFWDMDGTLVDTEPLWERFTYELSERMGRRLTPALRETTIGGSFGHTVRVCADHAGVTVTEDDHPIYRAFMYERMAELMDAELAPNPGVTRLLGDLSGRDLPMLVTTNTERVLADLSIAAVGSHFFAGSVAGDEVPRPKPAPDMYLRAAEKVGAHPSDCLVFEDSVTGMTAAVAAGCRVIGLPWYADTVVPEGVVTLDSLHGRNDFEGVDAATVFDWFHQLKR; encoded by the coding sequence ATGACGCCTCCGCCGCCACCGGCGCGGAAGACGAGGCACTCGCCGAACTGCCGGAGATCGATTAACACCTCATTCACCCCCGCCCCCGCCGCCATCTTCTGGGACATGGACGGCACCCTCGTCGACACCGAGCCCCTGTGGGAGCGGTTCACCTATGAGCTCAGCGAGCGCATGGGGCGTCGACTGACCCCCGCTCTGCGGGAGACCACGATCGGCGGCAGTTTCGGCCACACCGTCCGGGTGTGCGCCGACCATGCCGGCGTCACCGTCACCGAGGACGACCATCCGATCTACCGCGCGTTCATGTACGAGCGGATGGCGGAACTCATGGACGCCGAACTCGCCCCGAATCCGGGGGTGACCCGGCTGCTGGGCGACTTGTCCGGCCGTGACCTGCCGATGCTGGTGACCACCAACACCGAACGGGTGCTGGCGGACCTGTCCATCGCTGCCGTCGGCAGTCACTTCTTCGCGGGTTCAGTCGCCGGCGACGAGGTGCCACGGCCCAAGCCCGCACCGGACATGTACCTGCGGGCGGCGGAGAAGGTGGGCGCGCACCCCTCGGACTGTCTCGTGTTCGAGGACTCGGTCACGGGGATGACCGCTGCCGTGGCGGCCGGCTGCAGGGTGATCGGCCTGCCCTGGTATGCCGACACGGTGGTTCCCGAGGGGGTCGTGACGCTCGATTCGCTGCACGGCCGCAACGATTTCGAGGGTGTGGACGCCGCCACGGTCTTCGACTGGTTCCACCAACTGAAGCGCTGA
- the aspA gene encoding aspartate ammonia-lyase has protein sequence MAKPTEESTDFSAAPSAETQSKTIARKTRTEEDLLGRLEVPADAYYGIHTMRALENFQISRTTINHVPEFIIGLVHVKKAAAMANRQLHTLPPKKYEAILWACDQILREGRCMDQFPLDVFQGGAGTSVNMNVNEVLANLALEYLGEEKGSYDVINPNDDVNMSQSTNDAYPTGFRLGLYATLNQLIRQMEALQRSFREKGREFQDILKMGRTQLQDAVPMTLGDEFNAFAYNLAEEQAVLRNAADRLLEINLGATAVGTGVNTPPGYRHQVTATLAEVTGLEIRSALDLIEATSDTGAYVHAHSAVKRTAMKLSKICNDLRLLSSGPRAGLNEINLPPRQAGSSIMPGKVNPVIPEVVNQVCFKVFGNDLTVTMAAEAGQLQLNVMEPVIAESLFQSIRILGNAATTLREKCVVGITANPEVCRAHVENSIGIITYLNPFIGHHNGDLVAREAAETGRSVKEIVLERGLLDPDTLEKVLSKENLMHPVFRGQLYIEG, from the coding sequence ATGGCGAAACCCACGGAGGAGTCCACCGATTTCTCTGCCGCCCCGTCCGCTGAGACCCAGTCGAAGACGATCGCCCGCAAGACCCGCACCGAGGAGGATCTCCTCGGCCGGCTGGAGGTTCCGGCGGACGCCTACTACGGCATCCACACGATGCGCGCGCTGGAGAACTTCCAGATCTCGCGCACCACGATCAATCATGTGCCCGAGTTCATCATCGGTCTGGTGCACGTGAAAAAGGCCGCGGCGATGGCCAACCGCCAGCTGCACACGCTGCCGCCGAAGAAATACGAGGCCATCCTGTGGGCCTGCGACCAGATCCTCCGCGAAGGACGGTGCATGGACCAGTTCCCGCTCGACGTGTTTCAGGGCGGCGCCGGCACTTCGGTGAACATGAACGTCAACGAGGTCCTCGCGAACCTCGCCCTGGAGTACCTGGGGGAGGAGAAGGGCAGCTACGACGTCATCAACCCGAATGACGACGTCAACATGTCCCAGTCGACCAACGACGCTTACCCGACGGGGTTCCGCCTCGGCCTCTACGCCACCCTCAACCAGCTGATCCGTCAGATGGAGGCGCTGCAGCGCTCGTTCCGTGAGAAGGGTCGCGAGTTCCAGGACATCCTCAAGATGGGCCGCACCCAGCTGCAGGACGCCGTGCCCATGACCCTGGGCGACGAGTTCAACGCCTTCGCCTACAACCTCGCGGAGGAGCAGGCTGTCCTGCGCAACGCCGCCGACCGGCTGCTGGAGATCAACCTGGGCGCCACGGCCGTGGGCACCGGCGTGAACACGCCCCCCGGCTACCGCCACCAGGTCACGGCGACGCTGGCCGAGGTCACCGGCCTGGAGATCAGGTCGGCGCTCGACCTCATCGAGGCGACGAGCGACACCGGCGCCTACGTCCACGCGCACTCCGCGGTGAAGCGCACGGCGATGAAACTGTCGAAGATCTGCAACGACCTGCGGCTGCTGTCCTCCGGTCCGCGGGCCGGCCTCAACGAGATCAACCTGCCGCCGCGCCAGGCCGGGTCCTCGATCATGCCGGGCAAGGTCAACCCCGTCATTCCCGAGGTGGTCAACCAGGTCTGTTTCAAGGTGTTCGGCAACGACCTCACCGTGACGATGGCCGCCGAGGCCGGCCAGCTGCAGCTCAACGTGATGGAGCCGGTCATCGCAGAGTCGTTGTTCCAGTCCATCCGGATCCTGGGCAACGCCGCGACCACCCTGCGCGAGAAGTGCGTCGTGGGCATCACCGCCAACCCCGAGGTGTGCCGCGCCCACGTGGAGAACTCCATCGGCATCATCACCTACCTCAACCCGTTCATCGGCCACCACAACGGTGACCTGGTGGCCCGCGAGGCCGCCGAGACGGGCCGCTCGGTCAAGGAGATCGTCCTCGAGCGCGGCCTGCTGGATCCGGACACCCTGGAGAAGGTGCTGAGCAAGGAGAACCTCATGCACCCGGTGTTCCGGGGTCAGCTGTACATCGAAGGCTAG
- a CDS encoding RecB family exonuclease has translation MTSTAPRPLALSPSRASDYKQCPLLYRLRAIDRLPEPKTLPQVKGNLVHSVLEHMHAQPREERTYPAAVKQLKPHWSRMTGEDAELDELVPADALMDFLVDCRGLLRGYFEMEDPRGFDAHAVEMYVNTVLPNGVPVRGFIDRVDVAPTGEVRVVDYKTGKKPLPRYSHDAQFQMRFYALVYWRLNGVIPHQLRLMYLKVLDSMFLAPSKEELEHFERDLADLWGKIEGDGKAGRFRPKTSKLCGWCSFQALCPEFGGDTPEYPGWPGSMAD, from the coding sequence ATGACCTCGACTGCTCCACGCCCTCTCGCCCTGTCCCCCTCCCGCGCCTCCGACTACAAACAGTGCCCGCTGCTCTACCGGCTCCGGGCCATCGACCGGCTGCCGGAACCGAAGACTCTCCCCCAGGTCAAGGGCAATCTGGTCCATTCGGTTCTCGAGCACATGCACGCCCAGCCGCGCGAGGAGCGCACCTACCCGGCCGCGGTGAAGCAGCTCAAGCCCCACTGGTCCCGCATGACCGGGGAGGACGCCGAACTCGACGAACTGGTTCCCGCCGACGCGCTCATGGACTTCCTCGTCGACTGCCGGGGCCTGCTGCGCGGCTACTTCGAGATGGAGGACCCGCGGGGCTTCGACGCCCACGCGGTGGAGATGTACGTCAACACCGTCCTTCCCAACGGCGTGCCGGTGCGCGGGTTCATCGACCGGGTCGACGTCGCACCCACCGGCGAGGTCCGGGTGGTCGACTACAAGACCGGCAAGAAACCGCTGCCCCGCTACAGCCACGACGCCCAGTTCCAGATGCGCTTCTACGCCCTGGTGTACTGGCGGCTCAACGGCGTCATCCCCCACCAGCTGCGCCTGATGTACCTCAAGGTCCTCGACTCCATGTTCCTCGCGCCCTCAAAGGAGGAGCTCGAGCACTTCGAGCGCGACCTCGCCGACCTGTGGGGGAAGATCGAGGGCGACGGGAAGGCCGGCCGCTTCCGCCCGAAGACCTCGAAGCTGTGCGGCTGGTGTTCCTTCCAGGCGCTGTGCCCCGAGTTCGGCGGAGACACTCCGGAATACCCCGGCTGGCCGGGGTCGATGGCGGACTAG
- a CDS encoding quinone-dependent dihydroorotate dehydrogenase, with protein sequence MTALTLRHSAYQQALKLMFTLPPERIHGIISDGLGILQAAGPLNRAMGKITQVHDPALAQEVFGRTVPRPLGLAAGFDKNASAADTWTALGFGYAELGTVTASPQDGNPTPRLFRLRADKAILNRMGFNNEGAAVAAENLRRRKSDDVIGINIGKTKVVPAEEAVDDYRRSASLLGDLADFLVVNVSSPNTPGLRDLQAVETLRPILTAVQEATSTPVLVKIAPDLSDEDVDAVADLALELGLAGIVATNTTISRAGLSTPAAEVEAMGAGGISGPPVAERSLEVLKRLRAKVGDRLVLISVGGISTPQQAWERITAGATLLQGYTGFIYGGPDWIRDIHRGIAHQIQRHGLSNITEAVGSGLEWLNNPSRP encoded by the coding sequence ATCACAGCCTTGACTCTGCGACACTCCGCCTACCAGCAGGCGCTCAAGCTCATGTTCACCCTCCCACCGGAGCGCATCCACGGAATCATCAGCGACGGCCTGGGCATCCTCCAGGCCGCAGGCCCCCTCAACCGGGCGATGGGCAAGATTACGCAGGTCCACGACCCCGCGCTCGCCCAGGAGGTCTTCGGACGCACCGTCCCACGCCCGCTGGGCCTGGCCGCCGGCTTCGACAAGAACGCCTCCGCCGCCGACACCTGGACCGCCCTCGGCTTCGGCTACGCGGAGCTCGGCACCGTCACCGCCTCACCGCAGGACGGCAACCCCACCCCCCGCCTGTTCCGCCTGCGTGCCGACAAGGCGATCCTCAACCGGATGGGCTTCAACAACGAGGGCGCCGCCGTCGCCGCCGAGAACCTCCGCCGCCGGAAGTCCGACGACGTCATCGGAATCAACATCGGCAAGACCAAGGTCGTCCCGGCCGAGGAGGCCGTCGATGACTACCGCCGCTCCGCCTCCCTCCTCGGCGACCTCGCGGACTTCCTCGTGGTCAACGTCTCCTCCCCCAACACCCCCGGCCTCCGGGACCTCCAGGCGGTGGAGACACTGCGCCCGATCCTCACGGCCGTCCAGGAGGCCACCTCCACCCCGGTCCTGGTGAAGATCGCCCCGGACCTCTCCGACGAGGACGTCGACGCAGTCGCCGACCTGGCACTCGAGCTGGGGCTGGCGGGCATCGTCGCGACCAACACGACCATCTCCCGCGCGGGCCTGAGCACCCCGGCCGCCGAGGTCGAGGCCATGGGCGCCGGCGGCATCTCCGGCCCGCCCGTCGCAGAGCGCTCCCTCGAGGTGCTCAAGCGCCTGCGCGCCAAGGTCGGCGACCGGCTTGTGCTCATCTCCGTCGGCGGCATCTCCACCCCCCAGCAGGCCTGGGAGCGCATCACCGCCGGAGCCACCCTCCTGCAGGGCTACACCGGCTTCATCTACGGCGGCCCGGACTGGATCCGCGACATCCACCGCGGCATCGCCCATCAGATCCAGCGCCACGGACTCAGCAACATCACCGAGGCAGTCGGTTCCGGCCTGGAGTGGCTGAACAACCCGTCACGGCCTTAG